From Sphingomonas psychrotolerans:
TGCTGATCGAGTGCTTCGGGCGAAACTACCCCGCAGGCGTTCGTTTTGGATTCGATTGGGCAAATGACGTTCAATTCGGTCAAACTTCGAACTCGCCCGGCTAGTATCCAGGCCCGGGCGCGTCCGCGGCGATCATTGATAGAGAGGTAGGTGCCTCGTCGCGACGAACACTTGCGCTCGCCTCTGCAGCTTTCACAGCAATCAGCGCGCGCTCTGAGCTGGGAGCAAGAGCGGCGCGAGCAGCACGAACGATAGACCCGAGATGATGAATGCGATCATCTCCTCCGCCAACGCCTGCGCCACGATATGGTAGATGAGGCCGACCGCGAGTCCGAGTGCGCTCCAAGACAGAACGGCTGATCCTGCATGAGAACGACATCTCCAAGGCGCTACCATCTGCTCCAACCGGGCAGCTTGTCCCGCTGCAAAACCGGCTTCGAAGAAATTGCGTAAGTCGTTGTCATGCGCTGGTCCGCGAAGTCGCAGGATGACGGCGTGCCGGCGCAGGGCCTCAAGTCGTCCGTCCGCCAACCGGTTGGACAATTTGTAGCCGAAGCAGCGTAGCAGCCTGACCTTGAGGCTAAGCGGATCAGCGAGGGACAACCATGGGTCGTTGCGCGAGAGGAGGATTACCGATCGCTCCGCTTGATCAAAGCGATTGGGCGTTTTCAACGACGAAGACTCGGCGCTAACGAGGCCGGTTGCCTGAGATGTGGCAGTTTGATGTTGGAACAGGAGGTAGGCCATGGGCGGTCCGATCTGCCATCTAGCCTGAATCAGGTACGATGGCGCGTGACCGGCGGGTAGCCGCCGTTCGAGCGATGCTTCGTCGCACGAAGCGCGACATCCGCTGCCTCATTGCGCGTTCCGACATCTCTCAAAGATGTGACAGGCTGCTCGACCGGCGCCCCCGAGACCCGATGCACAGCAAGATCGCTGATCGCCACCGACAGCGTTACCTACGCTGCCGACGCAGGGTATTGGTCATTCGGCGACCTTTAGCCGCTCCACAAACCACTTGCCCGCAGGACCCGGCGGAGCGTCGTCGCGCCAGGCGGCGAACATCGACATCATCCGCTGCGCACGACCAAGCGAAAGCACCTCGAGTTCAACAAGCGATCCGTCATTGATATCCTGTCGGACGACGTCCAGCGGCATCGCGCCCCAGCCCAACCCAGCCTTGAGGAACGCATGCTTTGCGCCGAGGTCGGCCAGACGCCACACCCGTGGGGAGAGTACACCAAACTCGCGCCCTTCCGTCAGCGAAGAACGATCGGTGAGGATCAACTGAATATGGGCGCTCAGTGCGGCGTCGACGTCGCCCGAATCCAATGCAGCCAGCGGATGGTGGGGCGAGGCAACGACGACCATCTCCACCTCGAGCAGGCGCTCTACCCCGATCCCCGGTGGAACGACCGGTAGCGAGCCCATCACCCCGAAGGAGCAGCGTCGATCGAGAATGGGCATCAGGACCGCGCCGAGCGCTTCGACGTAGAGCCGCAGCGGCGTGTCGGGAAACTCGGTGTGAAATGCCGACACCGCGTCGGTCAGCGTCGTGATCGGGAACATAACATCGACCGCGACCGACAATTCCGGCTCCAGTCCGCCGGCGAGCGCGCGCGCTTGTGCCTTGAAGCTGCCCATCGCGCCGACGATCTCGCGCGCTCGCGGGATGAGGGCTGCGCCGGCGGGCGTCAGGACCGGTGACCGTCCGCTTCGATCGAAGAGCAGCACGCCAAGCTGGCCTTCCAGATTGGCAAGTGTCTGGCTGACGACGGACTGGGCACGTCCCAGCCGACGTCCGGCCGCAGAGAAGCTGCCCTCTTCCGCAGCCGCGATGAACGTTCGGATCTGATCGGAGGAAAAGGCATCCAGCATGACGACCATCCTATCGGGCTTGCCGATAGATCGCATCTGTTTTGATGGGCTACTCCAATAGGTCCCGAATCTCCACTTTGCGGTCATCAGACTAGGAGTTTCAGAGATGAACGCGCAAATAATCGAAAGAACCGGTTCCGCTTACGTCGCATCTGGCGAGCGTCGCATCGTCCACCGCACGACGGGCCAAGCGCATGGATCGATCAGGCGTCTGATGAGCCCCGGGGATCTCGGCGAGGTCGTCAAGCCGTTCGTGTTCCTTGACCTGTTCGAGGCCCGTTCGGAATTCATGGGCTCGATGGCCATCCATCCGCACTCAGGCCTGGCAACGGTTACCGTCCTGACCGAAGGCGATGTGCGGTTCGACGATCCGTCCTCGGGGCAGGGAACGATCGGCTACGGCGGCGTCGAGTGGATGCGTGCGGGCGGCGGCGTATGGCACGGCAAGGAGATGTCGCGCGGCTCGTCGCCGAGCGTTCAAGGCTTTCAGCTCTGGGTAGCCCTGCCGCCCGAGCTCGAGAACGGCCCGGTCGACAGCCAATATATCGAGGCGGGTGACATGCCGTCGGTCGGTCCGGCGCATGTGATCCTGGGCGAATATGGCGGTCGGCGTAGTCCGGTCCGGTCCGTCGATGGCACGACCTACCTTCTCGTGACGCTCAAGCGGGGTGAGACTTGGACGTTCACGCCGTCGAAGGACCAGTCGGTCGCCTGGCTCGGCGTGGCCCGCGGCTCGCT
This genomic window contains:
- a CDS encoding pirin family protein → MNAQIIERTGSAYVASGERRIVHRTTGQAHGSIRRLMSPGDLGEVVKPFVFLDLFEARSEFMGSMAIHPHSGLATVTVLTEGDVRFDDPSSGQGTIGYGGVEWMRAGGGVWHGKEMSRGSSPSVQGFQLWVALPPELENGPVDSQYIEAGDMPSVGPAHVILGEYGGRRSPVRSVDGTTYLLVTLKRGETWTFTPSKDQSVAWLGVARGSLDAGETVVATEMVVFDQGSDAITLTAGNERDAVFVIGSAIPHPHDLVTGYYSVHTSEAALEAGEANIAAIGQRMKRSGAMEQSGAVPIFR
- a CDS encoding LysR family transcriptional regulator; the encoded protein is MLDAFSSDQIRTFIAAAEEGSFSAAGRRLGRAQSVVSQTLANLEGQLGVLLFDRSGRSPVLTPAGAALIPRAREIVGAMGSFKAQARALAGGLEPELSVAVDVMFPITTLTDAVSAFHTEFPDTPLRLYVEALGAVLMPILDRRCSFGVMGSLPVVPPGIGVERLLEVEMVVVASPHHPLAALDSGDVDAALSAHIQLILTDRSSLTEGREFGVLSPRVWRLADLGAKHAFLKAGLGWGAMPLDVVRQDINDGSLVELEVLSLGRAQRMMSMFAAWRDDAPPGPAGKWFVERLKVAE